Proteins encoded together in one Oncorhynchus mykiss isolate Arlee chromosome 7, USDA_OmykA_1.1, whole genome shotgun sequence window:
- the LOC110527248 gene encoding calcitonin gene-related peptide type 1 receptor codes for MDANGIFSLLLLCSVTELCVLASPEGNDSQQHHTQNVYHDIGVTRNTIVTAQFECYQKIMKNDKHNKIGPVCNRTWDGWLCWEDTEAGFTTNQHCPDYFQDFDTAEMASKVCSETGNWFLHPESNRTWTNYTKCTAYTSAGRVTAMNLYYLVLIGHGLSLTSLFFSLGIFFHFKSLSCQRITLHKNLFFSFVLNSVITIIWLTAVANNQGLVQSNPVSCKVIMFIHLYLFGCNYFWMLCEGIYLHTLIVVAVFAEKQHLMWYYLLGWGFPLIPALIHAIARSYYYNDNCWISSNTSLLYIIHGPICAALLVNLFFLLNIVRVLITKLKVTHQAESSLYMKAVRATLILVPLLGIQFVLFPYKPQGRFALEIYDYIMNILMHYQGLLVATIFCFFNGEVQGVLRRHWNQQRIQFGSNFAHADVFRSASYVASSLTEVHRCYSIDGHTEHMNGKNSYHDVETVTPTILRSDNPFA; via the exons ATGGATGCTAACGGCATATTCTCACTTCTGTTGCTGTGTTCTGTCACTGAG ctgtgtgtgttggcGAGCCCTGAGGGGAATGACTCCCAGCAGCACCATACCCAGAACGTCTACCACGACATCGGTGTCACCAGGAACACCATAGTCACTGCTCAGTTTGAGTGCTATCAGAAGATCATGAAAAACGACAAACACAACAAAATAG GGCCAGTTTGTAACAGGACGTGGGATGGCTGGCTGTGCTGGGAGGACACAGAGGCAGGCTTCACTACAAACCAACACTGTCCAGACTACTTCCAAGACTTTGACACAGCAG AAATGGCATCCAAAGTGTGCAGTGAAACGGGTAATTGGTTTCTACACCCGGAGAGCAACAGGACATGGACAAACTACACCAAATGTACGGCATACACCAGTGCAGGAAGAGTG ACAGCGATGAATCTCTACTACCTGGTTCTGATTGGACATGGACTGTCGCTGACGTCATTGTTCTTCTCATTGGGAATATTTTTCCATTTCAA GAGTCTAAGCTGCCAGAGGATAACGCTCCACAAAAACCTATTTTTTTCATTTGTGTTGAACTCAGTCATCACCATCATCTGGTTGACAGCGGTGGctaacaaccagggactagtGCAGAGCAACCCT gtgagCTGTAAGGTGATCATGTTTATTCACCTGTACCTGTTTGGCTGTAACTACTTCTGGATGCTGTGTGAGGGCATCTACCTGCACACACTCATCGTCGTGGCTGTGTTCGCCGAGAAACAACACCTCATGTGGTACTACCTGCTTGGATGGG GATTTCCACTCATACCTGCATTGATACATGCAATAGCACGAAGCTACTACTACAATGATAA ttGTTGGATCAGCTCCAACACTTCCCTCCTCTACATTATCCATGGTCCCATCTGTGCTGCCCTGCTG gtgaaTCTGTTCTTCCTGTTAAACATTGTGCGTGTCCTCATCACCAAACTGAAG GTGACCCATCAAGCTGAATCTAGCCTCTACATGAAGGCTGTGAGAGCCACCCTGATCCTAGTCCCTCTCCTGGGCATCCAGTTTGTCTTGTTCCCCTACAAACCCCAGGGACGCTTCGCCTTGGAGATCTACGACTATATTATGAACATCCTCATGCACTACCAG GGTCTCCTGGTTGCCACCATCTTCTGCTTCTTCAATGGGGAG GTCCAAGGTGTTTTGCGAAGGCACTGGAACCAGCAGAGGATCCAGTTTGGCAGTAACTTTGCCCACGCAGATGTCTTCCGCTCAGCCTCATACGTGGCGTCATCCCTGACGGAGGTGCATCGCTGCTACAGCATCGACGGGCACACCGAACACATGAACGGCAAGAACAGCTACCACGACGTCGAGACGGTGACACCCACCATACTCCGGTCGGACAACCCGTTTGCCTGA